A DNA window from Jaculus jaculus isolate mJacJac1 chromosome 1, mJacJac1.mat.Y.cur, whole genome shotgun sequence contains the following coding sequences:
- the Il33 gene encoding interleukin-33 produces MKPKTKYSTSKIPPAKLNNTTGKPLVKSFKLKRAQQKTKDICHVYYMRLRSGLTIKKEAYCYKRETTRRCLLNTGGKHKEKHQKLSDYLQPTLQSSVFEITTIQEPSIRESCTSLSTYNDQSVSFVLEDGSYVINVEDLGKNQEKDKVLLRYYESPYSSESGDVVDGKMLMVNLSPTDDKDIWLHANNEEHSVELQKCETPLPDQALFVLHKESTEYVSFECKNNRGTYIGVKDNHLALIEGKNMSNENIMFKLS; encoded by the exons atgaAGCCTAAAACGAAGTACTCAACCTCCAAAATTCCCCCAGCAAAGCTGAACAACACAACAGGCAAACCCCTGGTAAAATCTTTCAAGCTAAAAA gAGCCCAACAGAAAACCAAAGATATCTGCCATGTATACTATATGAGGCTACGCTCTGGACTTACCATTAAAAAGGAGGCCTATTGCTACAAGAGAGAAACTACCAGAAGGTGTTTACTTAACACAG GTGgcaaacataaagaaaaacatcAGAAACTCTCTGACTACCTACAGCCTACTTTGCAGAGTTCCGTCTTTGAAATAACCACAATCCAAGAGCCAAGTATCCGAG AATCCTGCACTTCCCTGAGTACATACAACGATCAATCTGTTAGTTTTGTCTTGGAAGATGGAAGCTACGTGATCAATGTTGAAGACTTGGGAAAAAATCAAGAGAAAG ACAAGGTACTGTTGCGCTACTACGAGTCTCCATACTCAAGTGAATCAG GTGATGTTGTCGATGGTAAGATGCTAATGGTGAACCTGAGTCCCACGGACGACAAGGACATCTGGCTGCATGCCAACAACGAGGAGCACTCTGTGGAG CTCCAAAAGTGTGAAACCCCATTGCCAGACCAGGCCTTGTTTGTTCTTCACAAAGAGTCCACCGAATATGTTTCATTTGAATGTAAGAATAATCGTGGAACGTATATAGGAGTAAAAGACAACCATCTTGCTCTCATAGAAGGAAAGAATATGAGCAATGAAAATATCATGTTTAAGCTCTCTTAA